The stretch of DNA GTGAGCACCAGTGAGGTCAGGAGGATGAGGGAAGATAAGAGGAAGTTTATCATCTCGATGAAATGAGTGTCTATACAGGACACGTGTAGCAGAGGGGCAATGTCACAGAAGAAGTGACTAATTTCCTTGTAACAGAAAGGCAATCTGGACACCACAATGGTTGGGCACAGCACAGACAGGAAGGCTCCAACCCAGGAGCCCAGAACTAGTAGGAGACAGGCCCTCCTGTTGTGATGATGGTGTAGTGCAGGGGTCACAGATGGCCACGTAGTGGTCAGAGGACATCACTGCCACGAGGATAAACTCCACTGTccccaagaaaagaagaaataagtttGGGTGATGCACCCAGCAAAAGATATGATCTTCTTGTCCTGCAGGAGATAGGCTAATAGCTTTGGGGTAACTGAGGTGGTGAAAAAAATGTCCAAAAATGACAAATTACTGAGGAAGAAGTACATTGGGGTTTGGAGGCAATGATTCGCTCATATTAGGGAAATGATGGCAACGTTTCCTGTGAGAGTAAGCATGTAAGTAAAGAAGAGGACCACAAAAAGGGAAATTTGAAGCTTTTGAAGAACAGGAAAGGCCGTCAGGGTAAACTCAGTCACTGTGGTCTGATTTGGGATGTCCATTGCAGGCAATGCTTAGTGGGCCGcacatctctgaaaaaaaaaaatacagagatgaCACTCAGCTTAAGGAAGTTTTTGACTCCCAATATCTGTAATAAGAGTGAAGTAGAAAAAACTTCGTGTGAGGAGTCAAGAGTGATTCGTTCACTGTCTGCTTCTGACTTTATTAAATGTGGTCCCTGGTAAATGACATTACTTCTTCTGACTTCAGTATTCTCATATTTAAAAGTTTGGATTGAATGAAATCATCCTCAAGGTCCCTATAATTCTAGTCTTTATGATTTTAGTCTCTTTTACACAGTGctccttcctgtctcttttttGCTCTTCCTGACCTATTTTCCCAGCTAAATTCCGTTCCTAAGAAGAGGCATACTTAACTGAGAATCCAgtcaattatttgaaaaattgagaaaaagaagATTAATAAAACTTGAGttaggcagggtgcggtggctcatgcctgtaatcccagcactttgggaggccgaggtaggtggatcaagaggtcaagatactgagaccatcctggccaacatggtgaaaccctgtttctactagaaatacaaaaattagctgggcatagtgacatgtgcctgtagtcctagctactcaagaggctgaggcaggagaattgcttaaacccaggaagtggaggttgcagtaagctgagatcatgccatgcacttcagcctggtgacagagcgagactccatttcaaaacaaacaaaaaacaaacaaacaaaaaacttgagtTACTTTTCTCAAAGTTATTTCAATTTTGAAGGTATCTTCTAAATCAAAGAACACAAGCTGTTAAAACTGGCCAAGACAAGTTAAGGGGAGTCTATATTTATCTCTAcccatttttattgttattaccaAGTTTTGAATATCAGTGTAATATACAATTGGACACAAATTATTCCGATCAGTCTTTCCCTAAAGCTACttagttttcctttgtttttactttatataacATAAATGTTTTGATATCTACACTGTTATGGAACAAGTAGGTCCGTGATACATAATTCATAATTTGTGtaacctattttaaatattttgaaaaaaaatcttacgGGAAAAtgattatttgttgttgtttgccaTGTTACATTTAGGCAGCATCCAAAAGAATAACAAAcgtttccccttcccttctccaacTGATTCTTACAGGTTTTCCCAAAGAAGTCTTTTATgctcaacattttttttccaggcaTTTGAAGAGTAGATTATTAATAATACTGCAAAAAAGTGGAAGCCAAAACATGTATTTGATCTATCAAAAAGATGTATATGAAACACTCCGCTTAATCTCTGAATACTGCCCAGCTTCACTGAAGATCTATTTCATGTCTGTGTAATTCAGTTGAAGCACTGTCCTCTGGTGTATTATTTTGTGGCTAGTCCTCTAGTTTCAAGTTAAAACAGCCAATTTGTATCTCTGAATTTTTTAACGTGGTGCACACAGAATTTCCTCTTTAAGGGAGGCTATTTCCTCAGACTCTCTACCTGGGAAAAGTGGCCTGCCAgaagctgttattattattattttttcatttattcgtTCTTTTAAGTAACACATAGTTTTCTTTAGCATATGCCATATATCATGCGAATTTCCAGGTGTTGGAGCCATACCAcagggaaacaaaaatataaagcaaaaacaaagcaaaaatgttaCCATCAAAAACTTCCCCAGGAAGCTTACAATATCGTTAAGGGAGACAGAAAATtagacaaataagtaaaataaatgctatGAATAACCATAATGGTTATTCAATTTTAGCTGGAATACTCCATCCATCTTCCCTTGATTGAGAAGCTATCTTTTTGTAACCTTTAATTAGTTTTCCCAGTTATTTTTCTTAGTCCCATTGAAGAAGTCTAAGTCTTGATTTATACTAACTCCAAGTGTTACACcattatttaatcatttcatcCTACACATCTAGTGTATCTCAAACTTTGAATATTCCTCTGAGTTTCAAGGACTACATTTTTGCCAAAAGGATTTCGATTTGGTAGTGAATCAAGGCATTAGACACGATTGAAGTAAGCATAGGTCCTTGACTTCTATTTTAGATCACTGGTAAAATGACTGAAAGCTTCTCaactctcagttttctttttcagtggtAGGAATCTAATTTCCTGTCTATTCAgtcaatttctatttcttcagtgGATCCATCCAGAAAATTGAAGTTTTTCAAACCCACAGAAAGTAAGGttagaagaaaacttaaagaGCATCTGAGCCAACTTTGTCCTAAAAAGTTCTACAATATCTTCAACAAGTTATTGTCCAGTGACATTAAACTTGCTATTCTTAAATCATCTTATTTTACTTGAACATTCTTGATtgttagaaaatattatatttgtattcAGTGAAGTAATCTCTTTAACCTTCAGCATTTTGTTTAGGTGTTCCTGCTTATTCATCAGGCATATTATGACTTGATTTTAGATACATCTACCTTATTTGCTCTCCCCAGAAAAGAATGTGACCTTCCCTCTATTAAAGTGATTATAATTGTGatctttaagattttttgtttACCTTCAGATATCTGGATTAGAATGTCTCTTGGGACTATTGCATAATGAAGGTTTATTATTACTGCAATCAAATAATGTTAGAATTGAAGTAACTAATCATAGTTAAAAAGTTGAGATTTCCTGGAAAACTCCCTTAGGTGTTTTCAGGAAAAACTTAGAGACCTGCTTTAAAAAcctcagagaaatagaaactttgaaaacttaaaaaaaatctgaaatgttcatAATGTCTTAAAATAGACTTTCAGCTGCTCTTCAAAGTGAGATTATTTACATATAtctatgtacatattttaaaatccatttattgAGGTATGCTTTATATTtaataagtaatttaaaatgtataatttgttaaattttgaCATGTATACAGTCATGTAGGCACTGTCATCAAtatgacaatatttttaaaatatttccattaccTTAAAAAGTTTTCTGGTGGTCTTTTGCAATAAATGcttttcttcccccaccccagctcctgaAAACCACTGACATGTTTCATATTactgtaattttgaattttaaaaatttttacataatGGAATCTTATAGCATATAGTATTTTGTACCTTGTTCCTTTCACTTAAGTTGATGCTTTGACAGTAATACAAATGATTCAGGTATCAGTAGTTTCTGCCTTTATACTATTGAAGATGATCAATTGTATAGATTGCATAGATATACCACATTATATGCAATTATATCTATGCAATAGATAATAGAATGTGTCTATTCTTCAGATAATAGGCACTTGAGTTGTTTCAAagtttggctattatgaacataGCATCTATGCACAtttgagtttctgtttttgtgtgaatatttgttttttttttttgtcttggatACATTCTTAAGAGTGGAATTACTGTGTTGGATGGTAAAaggagatagtttgacttcctctttccatatttgtttgccttttatttctttctctcacctgACTGCTCTCTGCCTAGGacatccagtactatgttgaataagagtggtaatagaggacatccttgtcttgttgcaGTTTTCAAAGAGAAGCCTTctggcttttgcccattcagcatgatgttggctgtgagtttgtcataaaagGCTCTCAATTTTTTGTACTAAGTTTtttaatgcctagtttattgagggtttttaacataaagtgatgttgaattttgttgaaagttCTTTCTGCATCCATCGAGATAATcctgtgttttttggttttagttctgtttttgtggtgaatcacatttattgatttgtgtatgtcaAAGCAACCTTGCATACCacggataaatcctacttgatcatggtagattagcagctttttgatgtgctactgctatattcagtttgctagtatattgttgagtatttttgtgtctctcttcatcagggatattggcctgaagttttcttgttttgttgcatctttgccaggttttggtatcaggatgatgctggcttcatagaatgagttagggaggattccaaGATCAAATCTACGtgtgattggtgtacctgaaataGACAAGGAGAAGcaaaccaaattggaaaacatacttcaggatatcatccaggagaacttccccaatctagcaagtcagaccaacattcaaattcaggaaatccagagaacaccaataagatactccttgagaagatcaaccccaagacacatggtcatcagattctccaaggtcaaaatgaaagaaaaaatgttaagggcagccagggagaaagatcaagtcacctacaaagggaaacccatcagactaacagaggatctttcagcagaaaccctataagccagaagagattgggggccaatattcagcatttttaaagaaatgaatttccagcccagaatttcatatctggccaaactaagcttcataagtgaaggagaaataagatgctttacagacaagcaaatgctaagggaattagTCACTACCAGGCTTGCCTAataagaactcctgaaggaagcactaaatatggaaaggaaaaatcgtTACCAGCCACTACACAGCACAGTGAAGTACGCAGACTAGTGAcgctataaagcaaccacacaaacaagtctgaaaaataaccagctaacataatGATGACAGGGTCCAATTCATACATAATAATTTAACCATAAATGTAAACCCTAAATGTAAATACTcctattaaaagacacagaatggcaaggtGAATAAAGAACTAAGACCCATCGgtagtatgctgtcttcaagagaacTATATTacttgcaaagacacacataggatcaaaataaaggcATAGAGGAAAATTTACTAAGCAAatggcaaacagaaaaaaacaggggTTGTGATCATAGTTTCTgaaaaaaacagacattaaaccaacaaagataaaaaaagacaaagaaggacattacacaatgttaaagggttcaattcaacaagaagagctaactatcctaaatatatatgcacccaaaacaggagcactgagatttataaagcaagttcttagagtcctgcaaagaaacttagactcccacacaatagtagtgggagactttaacaccccatgaCAATTTTAGACAGATggtcaagacagaaaattaacaaagatatttagaacctaaactcagctctggatcaagtgggcctaatagatatctacagaagtCTTCACCCCtaaacaatagaatatacattcttctcatcaccataCAAAACTTACTCTATAATTGATCACATAATAgtaagtaaaacactcctcagtaaatgcaaaagaactgaaatcataacagtctctcagaccacagcacaatcaaattaaaGACTAAGAAAtccactcaaaaccacacaactgcatgaaaattaaacaatctgctcctgaatgacttttgggtaaatagtaaaattaaggcagaaatcaagaagttctttgacactaatgagaacaaagagacaacataccagaatctctgggatgcagatAAAGGagtgttaagaaggaaatttatagcactaaatgcccacatcaaaaagctaaaaacatcAAGTTAACAAGCTAACAtctcaactaaaagaactagaaaaccaagagcaaacaaactccaaagctagcagaagacaagaaacaaaaaatatctgagccaagctgaaggagatagagacatggaAAACCCTTCAAGAAGTAACAAATCCAGgagcatttttcttttgaaaaaattaataaaacagaccactagctagacaaataaagaagaaaagagaaaagaatgaaataaacacaatcagaaatggtAAGGGGGTTatcactactgaccccacagaaataagagcaaccatcagagaatactatgaacacctctatgcacataaactagaaaacgtATAAGAAATGTACACTTTCCTGGACAAATACAcatcccaagactgaaccaggaagaaattgaatccctaaatagaccaataatgtGTTCCGACATTGAGGCAGTAAGTattagcctaccaaccaaagaaagcccaggtgcagatggattcacagtggAATCCTACCAGAGCTACAAAGAGGACCTGGTACCATTTTTATTGCAACTAACTGTTCcagaaaaattgaagaggaaggactccttcctaacatattccatgaggccagcatcatcctcataccaaaatctggcagagttacaacaacaaaaaataaccttcaggccaatatccttgaggaatatggatgcgaaaatcctcaataaaatactggcaaaccaaatccagcagcacaccaaaaagcttatccactacaatcaagttggctttatccctgggatgcaaggttggttcaacatacataaatcaataaatgtgattcatcacataaacagaactgaagacaaaaaccatatgattatcttaatagacaCAGataaggccttcaataaaattcagtatcCCTTTAtgtttaaaactctcaataaattagatattgaaggaacatacctcaaaataataagagacgtatatgacaaacacacagccaatgtcatactgaatggacaaaagctggaagcattcccctgcaaaaccagcaaaagacaaggataccctctgtcaccactcctatttcacatagtattggaagtcctggccagggcaatcaggcaagaggaagaaaaaaaagtatttatatacgaagagaggaaataaaattatctttgtttgcagatgacagaatcctatatttagaaaaccccattgtctcagcccaaaagcttcttaagctgataagcaacttcagcagtctcaggatataaaatcaacatgcaaaaaattgctagcatttttatacaccaacaataggcaagcagagagccaaatcatgaatggactcccattcacaattgctacaaaaagaatgtaatacctaggaatacagctaacaaaggaagcaaaggacctcttcaaggactacaaaccactgctcaaggaaattaaagagaatacaaacaaatgcagaaaaattccaagctcatggataggaagaatcaatatcatgaaaatggtcatactgccaaaagtaatttatagactcaatgctgTCACCATTATACTACCATTGACactcttcacataattagaaaaaaaaccctaaaattcatgtggaaccaaaaaagagcccaaatagctaagaaaatcctaagcaaaaaaaaacaaagctggagtcatcatgctacccagattcaaactatactataaggctacagtaaccaaaatagtgtGGTATTAGTGCAGAAACAGAcatatataccaatggaacagaatagagaacccagaaataagaccacacacctatagccaactgattttcgataaacttgacaaaaacaagcaatgggaaaagaattTCCTAcctaataaatggtgctgggagaactgactagacatatgcagaaaattgaaactggacctcttttttataccatatataaaaattaactcaagattgcCTTAAGAttcaaatgtaaaacccaaaactataaaaacccttgaagaaaatctaggcaatattgttcaggatataggcatggacaataatttcatgacaaaaatgccaaaatcaattgcaacaaaagcaacaattgacaaatgggacctaattaaactaaagagcttctgcatagcaaaagaaatgctcaccagagtgaacagacaacctacacaatgggaggaaattttgcattctatccatttgacaaaggtctaccatccagaatctataaagaacttaaacaaatttccaagaaaaagcaaacaaccccattaaatagtgggcaaaggatatgaacagacacttctgaaaggaaaacatacatgtggccaacaaacatattaaaaaatactcaacctcactgatcattagataaatgcaaatcagaaccacaatgggatacaatctcatgccaatcagaatgtctattgaaaagtcaaaaaacaacagatgctgctgaggttgtggagaaaaaggaacacttttacactgttgctgggagtgtaaattagttcaactaggaacacttttacactgttgctgggagtgtaaattagttcaactattttGCAAGActgtgtagcaattcctcaaagacatagaggcagaaataccatttgactcagcaatcccattataggatttatatccaaaggaatagaaatcattctattataaagatacatgcacacatatgtccattgcagtactatttacaaaaGCATAGtcctggaatcaacctaagtacccatcaatgatagactggataaacaaaatgtggtagatatataccatagaatattatgcagccataaaaatgaatgagatcatgttctttgcagggacatagatggagttggaagccattattctcagcaaattaacacaggaacagaaaatcaaacactgcatttttttcactaataagtgggagctgattgatgagaacacatggacacataagTCAGAACAACACTTATTGTGCACCTGTGGGAgtggtgtggggagggagggcatcaggaggaatagctaatggatgctgggcttaatactggTGTGATGGGATGATttgtgcagtaaaccaccatggcacacgtttacctatgtaacaaacctgcacatcctgcacttgtgcccctgaacttaaaattcaaaagaaaaaaaaagacatttgaggGATATTGGGAAGGGATGATtgtaaaatggactaacacagactTGAACTCTTAGAGATATTCTTCAAgcacatattaaataaatgtgcttAATGGGAAGAATTAAGAATGATATTCTTCATGGCATCAGAGGGACTAGCCAAAAAATTGTGGCATGATAATAATTTACAGCAATCTTAGGAAGTAGATAACAGATTGGTGATGTGATCCAGAAAATTGATCTTGGATgatgggaagagaaaagaaaccatAGTGTGGGGCATTAAATTATGGAAAGCTTTGTGGACTTgaacaagaaaagtaaaactttagTATTTTGATacccatttaagaaaaaaaaaaaaagaaaacttctgaaTTTATGtacaagcaaaaagaacatattCTTATTTGCTCAGTGGAAGCGGCCTCTTGGGTACCTGCGATGAGTGATTATGGaagctgatatgatttggctgtgtgtccccaccaaaatctcatctcaaattgtcaTCCttacatgtcaagggagggaccctggtgggaggtgattgaatcatgggggtggtttcccccatgctgttctcatgatagtgagttctcatgagatctaatgtgATGGTTTTAGAAGTGTTTAGCAGTCCTCCTTCACCCTCTCTCTTTTCTGATACCTTATGATGAAGGTACTTGCCTTTCGCCAtggctgtaagtttcctgaggcctccccagccatgcagaactgtcagaaatcttcaaatctttttcctttataaattacccagtcttgggtatttctttatagcagtgtgaaaacggattAATACAGAAGCATTTAGTAGTGCaatgataaatagaaaataacGGTATTCCATTGTCCCCCTCATCAGCTTGGAATGTAACTAAAAAATTGCACTGTTAACAGGAACATCAGTAATTAAAGGTGCTATGAGCCAAACTCCAAGAGGAACAAAGCTGTCTTATGATGACAAATAGGTTACACTGGCCAGTTACCCATGGTTCCAGGTAAATACTGATGTCTTGACTGGGAGGGATATTTATTCTGAATTTGGATTTGCATACCAGGTAGCTGTGGAAAATGTCCCTAATGCCTACATATAGAAATGCCTCTATATAGAGGTCtagaacagaaaatattatttcagtttgAAACCCTTGCTCATATATTGCCTGATCAAAGAATTCATTTTACTATATGGGCAACAATGAGCTATATGTATACAGTATGTGCAACGAAAAACACCAAATCCAGTGAAATTATGTTTTATCATACACAGAGTAAAAGACTGATTAAACATTGGAATGAACATTTGAAACATCTTCTTAGTAAATTGAGGACTGATAAGAGACTGAAGGAATGACTTACAGGATTGAACAGATATTACAAAGAGAGAGATCACCATTATCTAGGATATGAAGACATTCTGGAGAAGATAAGGAAGAGCCAGTGGGGAGTGACACAACAACTTATACaaactttcttcttatttctaactttttttttggacaagcaggacctaattaaactaaagagcttctgcacagcaaaagaagctatcaacagcGTAAAtggacaacttacagaatgggaataaatattcacaaactatgcatccaacagaggtctaatatccagagcctACAAGAAACTTACACAATTCGAcgagcaaaaaacaaataaactcaTCAAAAAATGGTCAAAGCACATgaccagacacttctcaaaggaaagCATACATGTGGCCATATATGtggctcaatatcactaatcattagagaaatgcaaatcaaagccactgTGACAcaccgtctcacaccagtcagagtgcttattattaaaaaggcaaaaaataacagatgttgataaggttgcagagaaaaaggaatgcttatacaatgctggtggaaatgcaaattaattcatCCACTGTGGAAAATGGTTTGAAGATTTCTCGCAGAACTATTGTTCAACatagcaatcctattactgggtatatacccaaaagaaaaataatgttctacaaaaaagacacatgaactGACATGTTGATTACAgctctatttacaatagcaaagatgtggaatcagcctacatgcccatcaatggcggactgaataaagaaattgtggtacatatgcacTGGAACACTATGAAtccataaaaagaaccaaatcatGTCttatgcagcaacatggatgcagctggaagtcattatcctaaacaaattaacgcgggaacagaaaaacaagtatttcatgttctcacttgtaagttcaagctaaacattgagtacacatggacacaaagatgggaacaatagacactggggcctatttgagGTTGAAGGGTGGGAGAAGGGCATGGGCTGAAAAATTACCTAGTGGATACTATGCTTACTGCTTAGGTGACAGGACAACTTGTATGTCAAACCTCAGGGATGTGCAATATGCCCATGTAATGAACCAGCATATGTATCcactgaaccaaaaataaaagttgaaaacaatcaattttttcttttttctgtgccCGATCCTCTGGCACAGGAACCTGAATTATATTTACAAATTGGTTAAATTGGTTAAAATTATGCCATGATAATACCAGTAAATATTACTGTTTGAATTCCTAACAGAATTTTGGAATGGTATGTTCCCTTTTCTTACCTCTCTAggatagtgatatggtttgggtatTTGTCTCCTTCAGATCTTATGCTGAGATATGACCccaaatgttggaggtgggcctagtgTGGGGTGTTAGGGTCATGGGGGCAGAACCCTCATTAATAGCTTGGTGTCCTCTCCATGATAATATGTGAATtcttactgtattagttcatgtgagagctgattgtttaaaagagcctggcagccctttcttgctctctctcttgccatgtgtattagtttgttctcacactgctataaagaactacctgagactggtagTTCAggtcataaattacccagtctcagtcaCCTGGGTAGTAACTGAGCAttaacttttgagttaatgtattccagcattaactcaaaagtccaagtccaaagtcttaccTGACACAAGaaaagtcccttctacctatgagcctgtaagataaaatcaagttagttacttccaagatacattGGGAGTGTAGGCATTGAGTAAATGCTTCCATTTCAAAAGGGAAGAAATGGcaaaaacaaagggactacaagccccatgcaagtccagaaCTAAACAGGGCAGTCATTCAAcctcaaagctccaaaataatttcctttgactccacgtctcacatctaggccacactgatgcaa from Piliocolobus tephrosceles isolate RC106 chromosome 13, ASM277652v3, whole genome shotgun sequence encodes:
- the LOC111540348 gene encoding LOW QUALITY PROTEIN: olfactory receptor 6M1 (The sequence of the model RefSeq protein was modified relative to this genomic sequence to represent the inferred CDS: inserted 5 bases in 3 codons; substituted 2 bases at 2 genomic stop codons): MDIPNQTTVTEFTLTAFPVLQKLQISLFVVLFFTYMLTLTGNVAIISLIXANHCLQTPMYFFLSNLSFLDIFFTTSVTPKLLAYLLQDKKIISFAGCITQTYFFXFLGTVEFILVAVMSSDHYVAICDPCTTPSXHNRRACLLLVLGSWVGAFLSVLCPTIVVSRLPFCYKEISHFFCDIAPLLHVSCIDTHFIEMINFLLSSLILLTSLVLTTVSYIYIISTILHIPSAKGHWKASSTCASHITVVSIAYGRNIFMYVRPSQSXSLDFDKGTAVLTTMLIPFLNPFIYSQRNEKVKEVLKEAVSXIMSSWHRRT